The DNA segment AACAACTTCTTGGTTTGCATTGTGCTGTTGTTGGTGAGCTTGGTTATTGTGATGAGAAACCGCACGCGCAGGCACAACCGTAGAAATTGCGTGTTTGTAAACCATTTGGTTTACGGTGTTTTTCAATAAGATCACAAATTGATCGAAGGATTCAATTTGTCCTTGTAATTTAATGCCGTTGACTAAATAAATGGATACAGGAATACGCTCGCGGCGTAATGCGTTTAAATAAGGATCTTGTAATGATTGTCCTTTTGCCA comes from the Avibacterium avium genome and includes:
- the hfq gene encoding RNA chaperone Hfq gives rise to the protein MAKGQSLQDPYLNALRRERIPVSIYLVNGIKLQGQIESFDQFVILLKNTVNQMVYKHAISTVVPARAVSHHNNQAHQQQHNANQEVVAEAAADAQAE